DNA from Clostridia bacterium:
ACGATGTCCCCAACCGGAGGCGCGTGGATCATGGATCTGGAACAGGTCGTGGGAGCCCTACGCGACGCCCTGGCGTCCGAAACGGACGTGCGCTCCGCGTGGCTGTTCGGCTCGGCAGCAAAGGGGAGCGCTCGTCAAGATTCGGATCTTGACGTCGCCGTGTGGATGCAGGGCGAGTGTCCGTTTGAGCGGCTGGCCCGCCTCGCGTCAAAGCTTGAAGGCGCCACCGGACGCCCCGTGGACCTCGTCGTGCTGAACGGCGCGAATCCACTTGTGGCGCGGGATGCGATCCGGGGCATCCCTCTTTTTACGCGGGATGAAGGGGCCGAGATCGAGTTCGTCCTCGCCGTCGACCGCGAAGCCGAAGACTGGGCGGAATTCGTCGCTTCGTTCCTGGAGGAGCGCCGCCGGGTGCGG
Protein-coding regions in this window:
- a CDS encoding nucleotidyltransferase domain-containing protein — translated: MDLEQVVGALRDALASETDVRSAWLFGSAAKGSARQDSDLDVAVWMQGECPFERLARLASKLEGATGRPVDLVVLNGANPLVARDAIRGIPLFTRDEGAEIEFVLAVDREAEDWAEFVASFLEERRRVREESRG